In Comamonadaceae bacterium OS-1, a single window of DNA contains:
- the dgoD gene encoding D-galactonate dehydratase, which yields MQLESIQTFVVANPPPSFGGRYFVFVKLRTRCGIEGIGEAYTATFGPKVVAAMAEDLFARVFQGEDPMQTETLWRRAYGEGFSLRPDISLMGVLSALEMACWDITGKALGQPVYKLLGGLVNPRLRSYTYLYPDPDEDESFYGDPDRSAARAARYVEEGFTAVKFDPVGGYSVFDPRQPTLERMDMSERFCARIREAVGDKADLLFGTHGQFTVSGAKRLARRLEPYNPLWFEEPTPPERPESMAEVARYTCIPVATGERLCTKYEFARVLETGAATILQPNLGRVGGILEAKKIAGMAEAHYAQIAPHLYCGPIVAAANIQLAACIPNFLILESIQQFGGFHAQLLKKPLQWEGGYVIPSKEPGLGVELNEAVALAHPYDSTRLHLDMAQHPLGYF from the coding sequence ATGCAACTCGAATCCATCCAGACCTTTGTGGTGGCCAACCCGCCGCCCAGCTTTGGCGGCCGCTACTTTGTGTTCGTCAAGCTGCGCACCCGCTGCGGCATCGAAGGCATTGGCGAGGCCTACACCGCCACCTTTGGCCCCAAAGTGGTGGCGGCCATGGCCGAAGACCTGTTTGCCCGCGTGTTCCAAGGCGAAGACCCGATGCAGACCGAAACCCTGTGGCGGCGCGCCTACGGCGAAGGCTTTTCGCTGCGGCCCGACATCTCGCTGATGGGCGTGCTCAGCGCGCTGGAAATGGCCTGCTGGGACATCACCGGCAAGGCGCTGGGACAACCCGTCTACAAGCTGCTGGGCGGCCTGGTGAACCCGCGCCTGCGCAGCTACACCTACCTGTACCCCGACCCCGACGAGGACGAATCCTTCTACGGCGACCCGGACCGCTCTGCCGCGCGCGCCGCCCGCTATGTGGAAGAAGGCTTTACCGCCGTGAAGTTCGACCCGGTGGGCGGCTACTCGGTGTTCGACCCGCGCCAGCCCACGCTGGAGCGCATGGACATGTCGGAGCGCTTCTGCGCCCGCATCCGCGAAGCCGTGGGCGACAAGGCGGACCTGCTGTTTGGCACCCACGGCCAGTTCACCGTGTCCGGGGCCAAGCGCCTGGCGCGCCGCCTGGAGCCCTACAACCCATTGTGGTTCGAAGAGCCCACGCCGCCCGAGCGCCCCGAGTCCATGGCCGAGGTGGCCCGCTACACCTGCATCCCCGTGGCCACCGGCGAGCGCCTGTGCACCAAGTACGAATTTGCCCGGGTGCTGGAAACCGGCGCGGCCACCATCCTGCAGCCCAACCTGGGCCGCGTGGGCGGCATTCTGGAGGCCAAAAAGATCGCCGGTATGGCCGAGGCGCACTACGCGCAAATCGCCCCGCACCTGTACTGCGGCCCCATCGTGGCAGCGGCCAACATCCAGCTCGCGGCCTGCATCCCCAACTTCCTGATTCTGGAAAGCATCCAGCAATTTGGTGGCTTCCACGCACAACTTTTGAAGAAGCCACTGCAGTGGGAAGGCGGCTACGTCATCCCCAGCAAGGAACCCGGCCTGGGCGTGGAGCTCAACGAGGCCGTCGCCCTGGCCCACCCCTACGACAGCACCCGCCTGCACCTGGATATGGCGCAACACCCCCTGGGCTACTTTTGA
- the aldA gene encoding lactaldehyde dehydrogenase codes for MHIYLNFIHNQWVAGPGSYTVTNPATEETVGQVSAASAAQALAAVDAAAAAQRSWRKLTSIARGNHLRALADALVARKSAIGQALALESGKSLEDAENEAVYAAEITRYHAEWARRIEGEIIPSDSPGENLMLHREPMGVVACLIPFNYPVYTLLRKIAPALITGNTVVVRPSNHTPCSAFEIAQAVLDAGLPPGVVNILAMGHAEAEALCTHPKVAMITLTGSVGAGQRVLDYSRVNIAKVSLELGGKTPAIVAADADLEQAASDIVRSKTTHCGQLCTAVERVYVQAAVFEALVAKLKQKLSAHAFGNRTEQAQRMGPLVSASARQGIHAMVERALQAGAQLECGGSIPSGPGYFYPPTLLTHVRQDMEIVQEEVFGPVLCVLPYTTLDHALALANDHQFGLASVLYTADYRSVMQASNEIEAGELYINRTPADPYQGYHAGWKRSGLGGDDGKHGMLEFTQTRLVVMKF; via the coding sequence ATGCACATCTACCTGAACTTCATCCACAACCAGTGGGTCGCCGGACCCGGTAGCTACACCGTCACCAACCCCGCCACCGAGGAAACCGTGGGCCAGGTCAGCGCCGCCAGCGCCGCCCAGGCCCTGGCCGCGGTGGATGCCGCCGCCGCGGCCCAGCGCAGCTGGCGCAAGCTCACCAGCATAGCGCGCGGCAACCACCTGCGCGCCCTGGCCGATGCGCTGGTAGCCCGCAAATCCGCTATCGGCCAGGCGCTGGCGCTGGAGTCGGGCAAGAGCCTGGAAGATGCTGAGAACGAAGCCGTGTACGCGGCAGAGATCACCCGTTACCACGCCGAATGGGCGCGCCGCATCGAGGGTGAAATCATCCCCAGCGACAGCCCCGGCGAGAACCTCATGCTGCACCGCGAGCCCATGGGCGTGGTGGCCTGCTTGATCCCGTTCAACTACCCCGTCTACACCTTGCTGCGCAAGATTGCACCCGCGCTGATCACCGGCAACACCGTGGTGGTACGCCCCAGCAACCACACGCCCTGTTCGGCTTTTGAGATCGCGCAGGCGGTATTGGACGCAGGCCTGCCCCCTGGCGTGGTCAACATCCTGGCCATGGGCCACGCCGAAGCCGAGGCGCTCTGCACCCACCCCAAGGTCGCCATGATCACCCTCACCGGCAGCGTGGGCGCAGGCCAGCGCGTGCTGGACTATTCGCGCGTCAACATCGCCAAGGTGTCGCTGGAACTGGGCGGCAAAACCCCGGCCATCGTGGCCGCCGATGCCGACCTGGAGCAAGCCGCCAGCGACATCGTGCGCTCCAAGACCACCCACTGCGGCCAGCTCTGCACCGCGGTGGAGCGGGTCTACGTACAAGCAGCCGTGTTTGAGGCGCTGGTGGCCAAGCTCAAACAAAAACTCAGCGCCCACGCCTTCGGCAACCGCACCGAGCAAGCGCAGCGCATGGGCCCGCTGGTCAGCGCCTCGGCACGCCAGGGCATCCACGCGATGGTGGAGCGCGCCCTGCAAGCCGGTGCCCAGCTGGAATGCGGCGGCAGCATCCCCAGCGGCCCGGGCTACTTCTACCCGCCCACCCTGCTCACCCACGTGCGGCAAGACATGGAAATCGTGCAGGAAGAAGTCTTTGGTCCGGTGCTGTGCGTGCTGCCCTACACCACGCTGGACCACGCCCTGGCCCTGGCCAACGACCACCAGTTCGGCCTGGCATCCGTCCTGTACACCGCAGACTACCGCAGCGTGATGCAGGCCAGCAACGAGATCGAAGCCGGCGAGCTCTACATCAACCGCACCCCCGCCGACCCCTACCAGGGCTACCACGCGGGCTGGAAACGCTCCGGCCTGGGGGGAGACGACGGCAAGCACGGCATGCTGGAGTTCACGCAGACGCGGCTGGTGGTGATGAAGTTTTAA